One genomic window of uncultured delta proteobacterium includes the following:
- a CDS encoding exported hypothetical protein (Evidence 5 : No homology to any previously reported sequences) — MRIFPILACACVLLLPACTGSSEGTLDPTPAPEQTIVQADKIELPVGSPVARVLKALGPADATEQAAGGREIWRYSHKRAEYVYASKAGGVETLIIGKYIADPQPESPGQALLLTIVLDPSKKITDFNFALMGY, encoded by the coding sequence ATGCGTATTTTCCCGATACTTGCATGTGCCTGCGTCTTATTGCTCCCCGCCTGCACCGGTTCGTCCGAAGGAACGCTGGACCCCACGCCCGCGCCCGAGCAAACGATCGTTCAAGCGGATAAAATCGAGCTCCCGGTAGGCTCCCCCGTAGCCCGCGTGCTCAAGGCCCTCGGCCCCGCCGACGCCACGGAACAGGCCGCCGGCGGGCGCGAAATCTGGCGGTACAGCCATAAACGCGCGGAATACGTCTACGCTTCCAAAGCCGGCGGCGTGGAAACGCTCATCATCGGCAAATACATCGCCGACCCGCAGCCCGAAAGCCCCGGCCAGGCCCTGCTGCTGACTATCGTGCTTGATCCGTCCAAGAAAATAACGGACTTCAACTTCGCGCTGATGGGCTATTAA
- a CDS encoding ABC-2 type transporter, with translation MSMRDFLFDLLALFRKEMLMTLKDKRSRTILLMPVLVQTFLFGYVASYDLTYADYALLDSDRSQASRDLAAAFDGSGIFHRSATLENASQIADTIDTKKAQLVIHIGPHFERDLEAGRAVPVQVLVDGRNSNVAGTASGYATEIIDTFSKARLAEKGVRTPEVAVFTRAWFNPNLITRWNIIAGMVAVLGVIQVLVLSGQSVAREKEQGTFDQLLVTPLGPMTLMLGKALPPVLVGLAQSSLVLVIALYWFNIPFAGSYPPLFLGLVIFNCAIVGIGLCISALSATMQQALLYSFTLLMPMILLSGFATPIASMPESFQYATLINPVRYGVEFSQRIYLEGADLEAMWRLYWPLALMAVITLGAASRLFRSRLG, from the coding sequence GTGAGCATGCGTGATTTTTTGTTCGACCTCCTGGCGCTGTTCCGCAAGGAAATGCTGATGACGCTGAAAGACAAGCGCAGCCGGACCATATTGCTCATGCCCGTCCTGGTGCAGACCTTTCTTTTCGGCTACGTGGCCTCTTACGACCTGACCTATGCGGATTACGCCCTGCTCGACAGCGACAGGTCGCAAGCTTCCCGCGATCTGGCGGCGGCCTTTGACGGCTCCGGTATCTTCCACCGCTCGGCCACCCTCGAAAACGCTTCGCAAATAGCCGATACCATAGATACCAAAAAGGCCCAGCTGGTTATCCATATCGGGCCGCACTTCGAGCGCGATCTTGAGGCCGGGCGGGCCGTGCCGGTCCAGGTGCTGGTGGACGGCCGCAACAGCAACGTGGCCGGAACGGCGTCCGGCTACGCCACGGAAATCATCGATACCTTCAGCAAGGCGCGGCTGGCGGAAAAAGGCGTCCGCACCCCGGAGGTAGCGGTGTTCACCCGGGCCTGGTTCAACCCCAACCTCATAACGCGCTGGAACATCATTGCCGGGATGGTGGCGGTGTTGGGGGTCATTCAGGTTCTGGTCCTTTCCGGGCAGTCCGTGGCGCGGGAGAAGGAGCAGGGCACCTTTGACCAGCTGCTCGTCACGCCGCTCGGCCCCATGACCCTCATGCTCGGCAAGGCGCTGCCGCCGGTACTGGTGGGGCTGGCGCAGTCCAGCCTGGTCCTGGTGATCGCGCTCTACTGGTTCAATATCCCGTTTGCCGGGTCGTATCCGCCGCTGTTCCTGGGGCTGGTCATCTTCAACTGCGCCATCGTGGGGATAGGGCTGTGCATTTCCGCGTTGTCCGCCACCATGCAGCAGGCGCTGCTCTATTCCTTCACGCTGCTCATGCCCATGATCCTGCTCTCCGGGTTCGCCACGCCCATTGCGTCCATGCCGGAGAGTTTCCAGTACGCGACGTTGATAAACCCGGTGCGCTACGGCGTGGAATTTTCCCAGCGGATTTACCTTGAGGGCGCGGACTTGGAGGCGATGTGGCGGTTGTATTGGCCGTTGGCGCTGATGGCGGTTATTACGCTCGGCGCGGCGTCCAGGTTGTTTAGGAGCCGGCTTGGCTAA
- the folC gene encoding FolC bifunctional family protein, giving the protein MRSHTHFASFAELAAHLDKLGMFRMRPELGKLREVLGRLALPKPLAVAQVAGTNGKGSTATFLAALAQAHGLRTGLFTSPHFVSFRERIRINGVPVSEAAILAPANAVMAAGGETLTYFEFVTALAAYIFSAGISASVADPLAPAESLAPVDVAVMETGLGGAWDAVTALPADALAYTPIGLDHCRVLGDTVTAIATDKAGAIRGGKPVFSAAQPAEALAALKSIAAERGSPFFLAGERESLPDPIRDGAIPLGLAGEHQYTNAGLALAVWRHLARENGWDVSEEKESRALATAFIPGRLQYVPASEAHGHPALLLDGAHNGHGMAALGKNLAAKGVAPAAVIFACLEDKNPAEMAAHLRVLATGPVFVPPIQGNPRALEPEQLARAIGLAAVPATSMADALARAREHVAAYMPVEAAAHPERHPVLICGSLYMLGDFFALRPDCLEPPTQKDCKP; this is encoded by the coding sequence ATGCGGTCGCATACCCACTTCGCCTCGTTCGCCGAGCTTGCCGCCCATCTGGACAAGCTCGGCATGTTCCGCATGCGTCCGGAGCTGGGTAAACTCCGCGAGGTCCTCGGCCGTCTTGCCCTGCCCAAACCCCTGGCGGTGGCGCAGGTGGCGGGCACCAACGGCAAGGGATCGACGGCCACCTTTCTCGCCGCGCTCGCCCAGGCCCACGGCCTGCGGACGGGCCTGTTCACGTCTCCGCATTTTGTTTCCTTCCGCGAGCGCATCCGGATTAACGGCGTCCCGGTCAGCGAGGCCGCCATCCTCGCGCCCGCCAACGCGGTCATGGCCGCGGGCGGTGAAACCCTCACCTATTTTGAATTCGTGACCGCGCTGGCGGCGTATATTTTTTCCGCCGGGATTTCGGCATCCGTGGCGGACCCCCTGGCTCCCGCGGAATCCCTAGCTCCCGTGGACGTCGCCGTCATGGAAACCGGGCTCGGCGGCGCCTGGGACGCGGTAACCGCCCTCCCTGCGGATGCGCTCGCCTACACCCCCATCGGCCTGGACCATTGCCGCGTTCTCGGCGACACCGTCACCGCCATCGCAACGGACAAGGCCGGAGCCATCCGGGGCGGCAAACCTGTTTTCAGCGCGGCGCAACCGGCTGAGGCTCTGGCCGCCCTCAAAAGCATCGCGGCGGAGCGCGGCTCCCCGTTTTTCCTTGCCGGAGAACGGGAAAGCCTGCCGGACCCGATCCGGGACGGCGCGATCCCCCTGGGCCTTGCCGGAGAGCACCAATACACCAACGCGGGCCTGGCTCTCGCCGTCTGGCGCCACCTCGCGCGGGAAAACGGCTGGGATGTATCCGAGGAAAAAGAAAGCCGGGCGCTCGCCACGGCCTTTATCCCCGGCAGGCTGCAATACGTGCCCGCGTCGGAAGCCCACGGCCACCCCGCCCTGCTCCTTGACGGCGCGCACAACGGCCACGGCATGGCCGCGCTCGGCAAAAACCTCGCGGCAAAAGGCGTTGCCCCGGCCGCCGTCATCTTCGCCTGCCTGGAGGATAAAAACCCGGCCGAGATGGCCGCGCACTTGCGCGTTCTCGCCACGGGCCCGGTTTTCGTGCCGCCCATCCAGGGCAACCCGAGGGCGCTGGAACCGGAACAACTCGCCCGCGCCATCGGCCTTGCCGCCGTGCCCGCGACGAGCATGGCCGATGCGCTGGCCCGCGCCCGCGAGCATGTGGCGGCGTATATGCCCGTGGAAGCGGCCGCGCATCCGGAACGGCACCCCGTCCTCATCTGCGGTTCTCTGTACATGCTCGGCGATTTTTTCGCGCTGCGGCCGGATTGCCTTGAACCCCCAACGCAAAAGGATTGTAAACCATGA